In Desulfonatronospira thiodismutans ASO3-1, a single window of DNA contains:
- the csy3 gene encoding type I-F CRISPR-associated protein Csy3, whose product MSIGNLPKLLSFQRGVAVSDGLMYNYTSKPQNGYSKVRVVRHGIRGTQNVSDASKEKLYQVQVTESAKTEANAEGLVIRFSFGLLPLKNLLFSSSEKSFSDHCQAFAERFGGSEELMEISCRYARNVLNGRWFYRNSELESGRQITVKFLPPGSETKDLPEADGVTVQSATSLGFRNDYTADEKKLGAEICKCLKGESKTRFHVEGVIKFGMKGVFEVFPSQNYVSSKPKGFARPLYKVGVVDSRELSDILKDSDPSSFRADMISMGHAALRDQKIGNALRVIDTWYERGDDMTPIAVEPNGASLKDNHYYRKKNGSAFVLMKKIDEMQPGNGELNKDAMFLLATMIRGGVFSG is encoded by the coding sequence ATGAGCATTGGAAATTTACCGAAGTTGTTGTCTTTTCAAAGAGGTGTAGCGGTTTCTGACGGACTAATGTATAACTATACATCAAAACCTCAAAACGGCTATAGCAAGGTGCGCGTGGTAAGGCATGGCATCCGGGGAACCCAGAATGTCAGCGACGCAAGTAAAGAGAAACTTTACCAGGTGCAGGTGACAGAGTCTGCCAAGACTGAAGCAAACGCTGAAGGCTTGGTTATCCGTTTTTCGTTTGGCCTCCTCCCTTTAAAAAACCTCTTGTTTTCCTCTTCAGAGAAATCGTTTAGCGATCATTGCCAGGCTTTTGCGGAGCGGTTTGGTGGTAGCGAGGAACTGATGGAAATATCTTGTAGATACGCAAGAAATGTCTTGAACGGACGTTGGTTTTATCGAAATTCCGAGCTTGAAAGCGGCAGGCAAATAACCGTGAAGTTTCTCCCTCCTGGTTCAGAAACAAAAGATCTCCCTGAAGCTGATGGCGTAACCGTCCAGTCAGCGACATCCCTGGGTTTTCGCAATGACTATACTGCAGATGAAAAGAAGTTGGGAGCAGAGATATGTAAATGTCTTAAGGGAGAAAGCAAGACCAGATTCCATGTCGAGGGAGTCATTAAATTTGGGATGAAGGGCGTATTTGAGGTGTTCCCTTCACAGAACTATGTCTCAAGCAAGCCTAAGGGGTTTGCCCGTCCGCTTTATAAGGTCGGCGTAGTCGATAGTCGTGAACTGTCTGATATTTTGAAAGATTCAGACCCTAGTTCTTTTCGCGCCGACATGATCTCGATGGGACATGCAGCCCTGAGAGATCAGAAAATAGGGAACGCCCTGAGAGTTATTGATACCTGGTATGAGAGGGGCGATGACATGACCCCGATTGCTGTTGAACCGAATGGCGCGTCGTTGAAAGACAACCACTATTATCGCAAGAAAAATGGCTCTGCCTTTGTTTTAATGAAGAAGATTGACGAGATGCAGCCTGGGAATGGTGAGCTGAACAAGGACGCTATGTTTTTGCTTGCGACCATGATCCGCGGTGGAGTTTTTTCCGGATAA
- the cas6f gene encoding type I-F CRISPR-associated endoribonuclease Cas6/Csy4 → MQPLYYMDIEIKRPKVEADSPIYTRIEKIFSRIHLRIKEGYKFAVAFPSMLSLPGLGDSIRVFGETREDLWGLEDYLGGAPNFEYEYIATNSDVAPVPDERVVGYEYYARFRIPSKKNSKRFSENLEAHQKQQQLRQKRLKIAASLPFVNVTSKSTARSFKLFVEKGACTNGLHGSPDGYGLSRQGNIISLPVFYDE, encoded by the coding sequence ATGCAACCTCTTTATTATATGGATATTGAAATCAAAAGACCGAAAGTGGAAGCGGACAGTCCTATATATACCAGGATCGAAAAGATATTTTCGAGGATTCACCTTAGAATCAAGGAAGGATATAAATTTGCTGTGGCTTTCCCTAGTATGTTGAGCCTGCCCGGGCTTGGTGATTCTATAAGGGTTTTCGGTGAAACTCGGGAGGATCTTTGGGGCTTGGAAGATTATCTGGGAGGTGCGCCGAATTTTGAGTACGAATATATAGCAACCAATAGTGATGTAGCCCCAGTGCCAGATGAGAGGGTGGTTGGGTATGAGTATTATGCTCGCTTCCGTATTCCGTCCAAGAAGAACTCCAAGCGGTTCAGCGAGAACCTTGAAGCACACCAGAAACAACAACAGTTACGACAAAAACGCTTGAAGATTGCTGCCTCTCTGCCCTTTGTAAATGTAACCAGCAAAAGCACTGCCCGCTCGTTCAAGCTGTTTGTGGAGAAGGGGGCCTGCACAAATGGACTGCACGGGAGTCCGGATGGTTATGGTTTGTCCAGACAGGGGAACATCATATCCCTGCCTGTGTTTTATGACGAATAG
- the cas1f gene encoding type I-F CRISPR-associated endonuclease Cas1f, giving the protein MQNKQSNRRPMAVMLSKRANVFYFEHVRIMQKKDRVVYLTETGGGDVLQFVNIPDKNTAFVLMGKGSSITDAAARKLAESNVLIGFAGSGGSPLFGAMDFTFLLPQDEYRPTEYAQNWMKMWLDEEKRLSLAKKFLEKRVEWGEKHWPSLSLNWPREASDILRESIHSAEQANDLLLSEAKFAKSLYACLASRYKIDEFTRDPGQKKGETKAQLINSYLDHGNYIAYGYAAVTLHGLGIPFFLPVLHGKTRRGALVFDVADLFKDWVVMPVAFDCGSRKVKNSEFRALIIQQAHERSLLDMLFQFLSDLAKKD; this is encoded by the coding sequence GTGCAGAATAAGCAGTCAAATAGAAGACCAATGGCGGTCATGCTCTCCAAGAGAGCTAATGTGTTTTATTTTGAGCATGTCAGGATTATGCAGAAAAAAGACCGGGTGGTTTATTTGACTGAAACAGGTGGTGGGGATGTTTTGCAGTTTGTCAATATTCCTGACAAAAACACCGCCTTTGTTTTGATGGGTAAAGGAAGCTCTATAACTGATGCTGCGGCAAGAAAGCTGGCGGAATCCAATGTTTTGATAGGTTTTGCCGGTAGTGGCGGCTCACCTTTATTCGGGGCTATGGATTTTACTTTCCTGTTGCCCCAGGACGAATATAGGCCTACTGAATACGCTCAGAACTGGATGAAGATGTGGTTGGATGAAGAAAAGCGCTTATCGTTGGCCAAAAAATTTTTGGAAAAACGAGTAGAATGGGGAGAAAAGCACTGGCCGTCTTTAAGTTTGAACTGGCCCCGTGAAGCTTCTGATATTTTGCGTGAATCTATACATTCAGCAGAGCAAGCTAATGATTTGTTGCTGTCTGAAGCTAAGTTTGCCAAAAGTCTGTATGCGTGCCTGGCTTCCCGTTACAAAATTGATGAGTTTACCCGGGACCCTGGGCAGAAAAAAGGGGAAACCAAAGCACAGTTAATCAATTCGTACCTGGACCATGGGAATTACATAGCTTATGGGTATGCTGCGGTTACTCTTCATGGCTTGGGAATTCCTTTCTTTTTGCCTGTTTTGCACGGCAAGACAAGGCGCGGGGCCTTAGTTTTTGATGTGGCTGATTTATTTAAGGACTGGGTAGTGATGCCGGTTGCCTTTGATTGTGGCAGTCGGAAGGTTAAAAATTCTGAGTTTAGAGCTTTAATCATTCAGCAGGCACATGAGCGTTCTTTGCTTGATATGTTGTTTCAGTTCCTGTCAGACTTGGCCAAAAAAGATTGA